Part of the Thermodesulforhabdaceae bacterium genome is shown below.
ACCTGTGGCTCCACAGTTACTGCACTGACCGAAGGGATGACCGATATTAAAAATATGGGTTGAAAGAGAAGGGAAGAGTTGACCACAACAGGAACAGATTGGCTTGCTGGAAAAAGAAATTTGTTCTCCGTCGGGCGAGACGAAAACAACTCTGTCGCACTCACTCAACCTAAGAGCTGTGGCGCAAGAATCCACAAGCCGACTGCGAGCTTCCTCATCCACAATAAACCTATCAACAACCACGGAAAATTCGTGTTCTTTTCTCCATCCGATTTCTTCTAGAGAGTCGGCAGTGATGACTTTACCATCCAGGATGAACCTTACAAAACCTTCTCGAAGAAGTTGTTTAATCGTCGATGGAATTTTGGAGTGAGATATTGGACGCATGGGGGCGGTAATGTAAAATCTGGTTCCTTGAGCATAACGATGAATTATTTCATTTGCTATAGTAACTGGATCCCAGGCTGCAACAGGTTCTTTGCATTTCGGACAGTAGATCGTTCCCATAGTGACGAATAGATTTGCCAATACGTCGTTAATCCCTGTGAATTCTCCGATAGATGTTTTAAGAATATTTGACGGTATCTTTTGTTTTAAGGCCACTGTCACTGGTAGGTTGCTCACGATTTCTACCTGGGGGATCCTGATTGGTGCAATATCCGATCCTGTGACTTTGCTTAATAACTGGGAATATGTCAGAAAAGATCTAGCAAATATAGTTTCAAAGACGAGGGACGATTTACCTGATCCGCTAACCCCTGTTAAAAGGGTTACTGCATTAATAGGAATTTCGAGATGATCAATTTTTAGATTATTCGTTCTGGCGTTATGAATGATAATTGTCTTACGGGAAAGCTTCATAGAGTTTCTTTTTCGATGTTGCCATATATGAAGCCAGACAAATGGCGGCTTTAAGGCTGTTGGGGCTTGCTATGCCTTTGCCGGCTATGTCGTAAGCCGTTCCATGATCAACCGATGTGCGGATTATGGGTAAACCGAGAGTAATATTTACGGCATCATCAAAATGAAGTAACTTCAAAGGAATCAAGCCTTGATCGTGATACATGGCTACCACGGCGTCAAAATGCCCCTGAACTGCCTTGTAGAAAACCGTGTCAGGAGGGTATGGACCGGATATTTCCCATTCTTTGTTTGACCGAAAAGATTCGACCGCCGGGACGATAACTTTTTGTTCTTCATCCCCGAAAATCCCTGATTCACCTGCGTGAGGATTTAGACCACAAACGGCTATGCGGGGAGGTTTCAAACCAAAATAATTTTCCAGAGACCAGGCAGTTACTCTGATAGTTTCACATATCTTATCCACTGTTAGAAGTTCGCTTACACTTTTTAAAGGCTCGTGAATGGTTACGAGAGATACTCTAAGTTGCGTTCCCGCAAGCATCATAACTGCCTTGTCTGATCCTGTCAGGTGTTTGATGAATTCTGTATGTCCAGGGAAGGAAAATCCGCAGGTTTTCAAACTGGCTTTGTTTATAGGAGCAGTGCAAATGGCATCAACGGTTCCTTCCATAGCCATTTTTACTGCTTCTTCTATGTATTTTACAACGGCGTGAGCTGTATTTATGGTTGGTTGAGCTGGGATTATGTCTTCAGAAGAAAGTGGAAAAGGGTTGATAACTGGAATTAAATCACCACTAGCATTGGAAATCGCCTTTTCTACATTGGAGAAGATTTCAAATCTAAAGAGCATGTTAAGTTTTTTTGCAATCACTTTAAGAGCTTTCTCGTCCCCAATAACAACGATTTTTGCTTGTTCTCTGACGGAAAGATCCGATAAAGCCTTGCAGATTATTTCCGGACCGATTCCGCAGGGATCCCCCATTGTCACCGCAATGATTGGTCGCCTGTGATTGGATGGCTTTGCTTCGTTGGGCACGAATGAAACTCCTTTTTCTTTGTGCTAAATACTTAAATTTAGCTTGCCGTCCTGCTGATGTGAATAATTTGTCTCAGCAGGAAAATCTCCTTAAGTAATAGCGAGCATCTTCTCTATAGCTTTGAGAGCATCAATTCGCACATTTTCCGGGACAACAGTTCTTGGCTCAAGAGTTTCTAGCGATACCAACACATCTTCCAGAGATATTTTTTTCATGTCAGGACATAGAAGTTTAGAAGATGCAGGATAAAATCGTTTGGACGGATTTTGTTTTTGCATTGTGTATAGAATGCCCATTTCGGTCCCGATAATAAATTCATTCGACGGTGATTCAGCCACGAAACGAAGCATACCGGAAGTACTGAAAACCCCATCGGCCAGGTCGATTACGTCGGGGGGACATTCCGGGTGAGCTATGAAAAGAGCTTTAGGATGTTCTTCCTTGGCTTTCATTACATCTTCTGCGGATAGATTGTGATGTATAGGGCAGTAGCCATTCCAGAAAAGGATACGTTTTTTAACATGGCGAGCTGTATAAAGAGCAAGGTTTTTGTCTGGCGCCATATAAACGGTATCCGAATCTAGTGAAGTAACTACCTTAATAGCGTTTGCCGAGGTGCAACATATCGTGCTTTTAGCCTTTACAGCCGCTGTGGTGTTTACATAGGTCACAATGGGAACTCCGGGATGTTCTCGCTGGATTTCTTCCATATCTTTGGGAGTGATCATGTCAGCCATCGGACAGCCAGCGTCCTGTCTGGGAAGTATTACGATCTTATCAGGGTTTAATACCGCTGCTGTTTCTGCCATAAAAGCCACACCGCAGAAAACAATGACCGAAGCTTTTGTTTCTGCCGCTTTTCGACTGAGTTCTAAAG
Proteins encoded:
- the nadA gene encoding quinolinate synthase NadA → MNQLSKSDVVQKIEKLRKDRNAVILAHNYQPPEIQDIADFTGDSLELSRKAAETKASVIVFCGVAFMAETAAVLNPDKIVILPRQDAGCPMADMITPKDMEEIQREHPGVPIVTYVNTTAAVKAKSTICCTSANAIKVVTSLDSDTVYMAPDKNLALYTARHVKKRILFWNGYCPIHHNLSAEDVMKAKEEHPKALFIAHPECPPDVIDLADGVFSTSGMLRFVAESPSNEFIIGTEMGILYTMQKQNPSKRFYPASSKLLCPDMKKISLEDVLVSLETLEPRTVVPENVRIDALKAIEKMLAIT
- the pdxA gene encoding 4-hydroxythreonine-4-phosphate dehydrogenase PdxA, encoding MPNEAKPSNHRRPIIAVTMGDPCGIGPEIICKALSDLSVREQAKIVVIGDEKALKVIAKKLNMLFRFEIFSNVEKAISNASGDLIPVINPFPLSSEDIIPAQPTINTAHAVVKYIEEAVKMAMEGTVDAICTAPINKASLKTCGFSFPGHTEFIKHLTGSDKAVMMLAGTQLRVSLVTIHEPLKSVSELLTVDKICETIRVTAWSLENYFGLKPPRIAVCGLNPHAGESGIFGDEEQKVIVPAVESFRSNKEWEISGPYPPDTVFYKAVQGHFDAVVAMYHDQGLIPLKLLHFDDAVNITLGLPIIRTSVDHGTAYDIAGKGIASPNSLKAAICLASYMATSKKKLYEAFP